The genomic window TCGACGCTCAACAGCGGCTTCGAGACCACGCTGCCCGCTGACGGTACCTACACGCTCTGGCCCGGTTCGTTGTCCGGTCAGGCGACCGGTGGGTACACGCTATCCCTCGAGAAGCTGTAGTTCCACGTGGCGTCGCCGTCGGATCGAGGAGCGGAGCAAGCTCAACGGACGCCGCTGGCGGTGGCGTCGCAGACTCGTTTCCTTCGGGGCGCTAGACGTCTTCGGGGCCGACGCGGAGCCAGTGAAATACGTAGGTCTGAACGTACCCAGCGTACTCGCCGCCGAAACGCTCTCGGATCGCCCGAGAGGTCTCCGCGTAGTTTCCGCGGTCGCACTCCGGGTAGTACTCCGCGATCGCGGTCTGGATCCACGTGTCGAGCGGGACGGCCTCCAGGTAGCCGAGCGAGAACAGGAGGATGCAGTCCGCGACCTTGTCGCCGACGCCGACGAACCCGGTCAGTAGCTCTCGGGCGTCCTCGTAGGACTCGCCGAGGGCGTCCGTCGGTTCGAGTTCCCCGCTGGCGACGAGTTCGGCGGTTTCCTGGACGTAGGGGGCTCGATACCCGAGACCGAGGTCCCGTAGCTCCGCCTCTGTCGCGTCGGCCAGCGCGGCTGGTTCCGGAAACGCGTGGTAGGTGCGACCGTCGAACGCGACGGACTCGCCGTACGCCTGGGCCAGTGCGGTGACCATCCCGTGGATCCGCGCGACCCGCATCTGCGTCGAGCAGATGAACGCGATCAACGTCTCGAAGGGCGGATCCCGGACGAGGCGCATCCCGGGCGCGTACTCGATGGCGGAAGCGAGCAGCGGATCGTCCGGTGCACTCTCGAGGATCGCGGGGAGGTCGTCGTCGAGGCGGAGCAGCCGTCGGAGGTCCGCCTCCAGGTC from Salinarchaeum sp. Harcht-Bsk1 includes these protein-coding regions:
- a CDS encoding DNA-3-methyladenine glycosylase is translated as MERGSIDLATLPGGLDLYATLESGQSYGWIREDGRCYEGDGPPRWREPATASEDASTDARSDSPWYVRVVDGDVLRVRQRGGVTDGTLEWEGSADLEADLRRLLRLDDDLPAILESAPDDPLLASAIEYAPGMRLVRDPPFETLIAFICSTQMRVARIHGMVTALAQAYGESVAFDGRTYHAFPEPAALADATEAELRDLGLGYRAPYVQETAELVASGELEPTDALGESYEDARELLTGFVGVGDKVADCILLFSLGYLEAVPLDTWIQTAIAEYYPECDRGNYAETSRAIRERFGGEYAGYVQTYVFHWLRVGPEDV